A stretch of DNA from Maniola hyperantus chromosome 14, iAphHyp1.2, whole genome shotgun sequence:
cgcgtacgaagtcgcgggcatcggctagtttataatattaacattaggattaggataattaggtttaggatagtataattatgagcataaaagataattttttgaacgaaaatttgaatcctaatgaatttccaaactactcatttaaattctttaattatattttaaacccagtgtctactttaaatctaaattgcattatcaaatttagtttattaacataattatctataaaaaaataactatgcattacaggtgaaacttgctgcccaagtcttcagcagagatgtggcccacagcttaagaatacagatgaacacttatcgtcaactacaactggaacatggttattgtctattctaaataaagtttttatattttgataaatttgattgattttttttttgaaaaactaaattccttaataaattattagtaggattaccgataaatactgaaaatcggtaattaatagcaaaaccgttaaaatctgtaaaaaggacatcactaaaaagttacggttttcctgctgtcacgccatccctaatttacgacaatccgggcatataattgctatatattatataaagttagaaagagatggtcctgtggattctcatagtaaaaaccaataaaatgtgagacagacgatcactacaacaatgacaatttgttatataaattcctTGCCTCCCACTTCCCCTTACTACTGAAACAAACATTGTCTATGGAGTTGGTGGTctgtatcctatatgttattggtctgtggttttCTTTGGTTTTCGTGTGGTTTTCGTTTCGTCCATAAAACCACAAAACATCTGCAATAAACTTGCAATTCTTATTTTCTAAACCTATTACCTTTAATCTTCATCATTGATAACTTTCAACAATCGACCGCGATGTCTGCCTCTCTTGAAAACCTAGAGACTCAGCTCGAAATGTTCATAGAAAACGTAAGACAGATACGTATTATCGTAAGCGATTTTCAGCCACAGGGCCAAAGTGTATTGAATCAGAAAATGTGAGTGTCTTTTCgcaataatattgttattcagTACTTTAGTAGCTATATATGTTATTACTACATTTACCTACCTTAATAATTTACTCGTAACCTAGCTGGTTCCCAATGTTAATCTATGTGATATCCTACCCTTAAATTTTAAGCCTGAtgtatttattatgtatttggAGATATTATACTAATTactcaatataatatttatagccAATCATTAGTCACAGGACTCCAAGAAGTTGATAAGCTGAAGTCTCAAGTTCATGATATTCTTGTGCCAACAGAAGTTTTTGAGTAAGTACCATCTAACTATTGTGaacatatttatcaaaattgtcTACCACTGCCATCCTAAGAAGCTCCTTCTTGTAAGTCTTCTTTCACTTAACAATAAAGTACTTGCTGCAAAAATAAAGTtctgtacaagtaggtacttgcaGCATTATCAGTGAAAGTTCATTTGATATctaatcatgtttttttttaatttattttatggccCTGGATgtcagtcctttaaggccttctAATCATGTTATCATAATAATGCATAGATTCTCCGGATTTTTTTCTAATATTGTctactttttaaattcctatCATGCAAAATCCAAAACGAAGTTTgtattaacaatttttttttatttctaaacttTACTTTTTTACAGCTACATTGATCAAGGCCGCAATCCACAGCTGTACACAAAAGATTGCATAGATAAAGCTTTGGCCAAAAATGAAGAGGTGAAAGGAAAGATTGACTCTTACAAGCGCTTCAAGAGTCACCTCCTCTCCGAGCTGTCAAAGACCTTCCCTAATGAAATAGCTAAATATAAGGCCATAAGGGGTGGTGAATAGATGTAacttagattattatttattcaatagttTTACTTTATAAGGTTACTTCATTATCACAGACTAAAGAATAACTATAGAGTAAGTAACTAagtcactttttagggttccgtacctcaaaaggaaaaacggaacccttataggatcactttattgtctgtctgtctgtcaagaaacctacagggtatttcccgttgacctagaatcatgaaatttggcaggtagatagatcttatagctgacatttggggaaaaatctgaaaaccgtgaatttagggttagatcacacaaaaaaatattaaattgtggtcatgaactaataattagtattttcaactttggaagtgagataacatatcaagtggggtataataaaacagatttttatttatttttatgcatcatcatttttgaattatcgtgcaaaatgtcgaaaaaatacgactgtagtacggaaccctcattgcgcgagcctgactcgcacttggccggttttttactttttgaacAAAAAAGGAAAATGTTTTCAGACATGTTACTTCCACTTATTATTAAGTGCTAAGTTGGGATTCGCCAAGAAAAATGTTACTAAATAGTACTTGGATCAGTGTGGCAAATTATATTCCGCTTGTATTATATTCTGTTTTTTGTGCCTTCATTTTGAGAAAAAATTTACTTGGGGATCACTATAATccaaatatttaattgttaatacTTTATTTGATGATGGTAGAATCCACCATCATCAAATAAAGTATTAAGAATTAAATACCTCCAGAGTAGTTAGAAGCTGGAATCAGTTTGTAATTTTCAAATTTGCTGTATAACTTCTTACCTTGCCAAATGCAAAATATGCATACTACTGCCACCACTTTCATAAACATGTTTGGAAAACTTATGTGATGTGTGTCTACCATTAGTCTGTGTTAAAATCTATATACAgtatgtggcagaaaataatgtacatcaatctttagaatgagatttcggctttgtagagcgtctgtgactcatacctatatgacgaattttgtcagtctcaatgacagagataatgctttacaaaaatctctttctaaaggttgatgtacattattttttaccaCATCCTGTACTAAAGTTACACATTTCAGGCTCTAGGTGACTACtgataatacctactaatactagAGCTGTAATCAACAgtttttttataagaataatTAATAAAGATTACAAAAATTAACGAGCATTTGATTTATTGAAAATGTAGACataaacatttataaaatatagaatGGAAAAACAATGTTCAGCTGAAATAGCAACAGATAGtgtatagaaaaataaaattgaaaattatttaaaaaatcctatgataaagaataaaaaaaaacactttttttcaaAAGTTGTTTCAAATGatacagaaattaaaaaataaattagagaTTTTATAAGCTTAGAAAAAATAGGGCGCCCTtgtatttcattatttaaaaaatctattacataacataaattttatttacacaatTAGCAAATTTAAAAGTCTGGGCAGTAAAATTgattatagtaggtaattaatatatCACTGGGCATgttacattataaaatataaaaaaatcattcaaaaataagttttaaatcATTATggattaagtacttaatagattataatattaacttatAATAAAGTGTTCATTGAAAAAGATTTAAATTCATCCTGTGCCATTTGTTTTTCAATAGGGGTGGCCACATTATTATCGATTGCGATATCGATAGTTTCGATTCGATCATCGCCTCCCAGCTCAGTACTGTCATCAGATACATCTTCAGGATTGAGAATTTCCACTGTTTCTGCATCACTGTCACAGTAAATTTCGAATAAAGTTAGTACATCGCTAGCAATATTCCATATTTGATTGAACTCATTTTTTACTGGTTCAACCAATTGATGCTTGCTAGTGATGTAAACATAGTTCCAGTGGTCGAAGGATCGGTCGTCACCCCAGTTGAGTGTCCCCGTCATCAAAATCTTTTCATCGACTAAGCAGAATTTGTGTTTCATACTGTTAATAGGTTCGTTGGCCTTACATTTTATTTCAGCCcctgaaattaaaatttatgaaattatttttgtacttatacataccagatcatcatcatcgtcatcatcatcatcatcgtcaggatccactgctggacataggtcttttggagggacttccacacgacacAGTATTGCTCTTACGCCGTCTGAAatctgaatccagcgactccctgtaACTTTTTGTCCATCCATCCTGatgtctgtccatctagtggggttCGCCCAACGCTtcgctttctggtgcgaggttgcTATTCGCTTCTGTTCGCTTGGGACCCCAAACGCCTATCAAGTTTTCGAACGATGTACCCTGTctattaccacttcagcttcgcaacctctGTCGGTTGTACGCTTCTCCTACGGTTCTCTTCATGTCTGATTTGATAGCTCCAAGCATAGCctgcatagctctctccatcgcccgctgagtgattctgaactttcttatgaggtccccgcccatagttagcgaccattgTCTCGGATACCATTTACGGATCGAGTATTACCAAGTACCTACCTTTTGACACTGGATTGTCTAAACTAAGTACtagcacagttttacgatatcgtaaaactgtggtacTAGTATGAAATGAAACTTACCAGCTTCAATAAGTTCTTTGATGAAAAAATCTGTAGATGCATTATATCCCGAACGGTCGACAACAATCCGAACGTGTATATTTTTGGATAATATTAAGTTCACCAAACGGGCCTGTATAGCTGGGTTATGTATGCCGGGCATGCAAACGTGGACGCTGTGTTTTGCGCCTTCAATGAAGCtgattaatttatcaaaataattgTGGGGATTGAACTGTAATTTACAAAAGACCATCACTTCATTGATTTCAGTGTTACGACGTTTGTAGTAATACGCGGCGGCAGATACAACACAAGTTATTGCCACTGCAGCTGCCGATGATAGGAGACGCGGATTTAATCTCATTTTCAGTAATTTCAAACATTTAACACTTTTATTTGGCACGCACACATACCAGCCTTCAATTTtatagtttgaaataaaatgagGTGGTCATTGATAGTGAtactttttatatttaactaaattGTTTCGTAACTAACTACCCTCGTTTTGTATCGTTATCGGAATTTGTTGTATATGTCACGTGCCTATCACTCCTCTATATCATtcatgttaaatatttattcctTGCTTCAATCTAtttattgaataataaataaatacgtgaCATAGTTAAATTAGTTATGtaaaatttttatatattttttgcaatattcTTAAAAGATCAAGTACATATGTTTTTAAACGTTTCTATTTCTGACAGCGGttgacttttgacttgacaTTTGGGGGCGGGAATGTTTGACATTTCCGATTTCgtttgttttcgttttttttctgcCAATACCCGAAAATAATTTGCGAAAATCGTAGGAAAGGAATTACGAATTTAAGATTCTCAttctcaataatattatttttcatcatgaGGACGTTATAATATTGATATCCTATAGGACACTTGGGGGGTATTATTTAGAATGGTCATAATTataagtgataataattattgtatctaCAAAACATGGGTATAACAGGTTTGATACCCTTCCTCGAGAAGGCTTCAAGGAGGGCTAATGTTAGTGAGTTCAGCGGATGCACCGTAGCAATAGACACGTACTGCTGGCTTCATAAGGGAGCTTTCGCTTGTGCTGATAAGTTGGTACGAGGTGAAGAGACTGATGTGTAAGTTGCTCAAtgttttgtaaaacttttttaaaacatctaaatatttattagtttttggcGTAGGTCCATGTATGCTCAAACTTACAATACAATGAGCTTTATTTAAAGCACTTTCGACCCTGCTATTAGTAATAATTGTTTTCTAAAATCATACCAAGAGATCATTGTAGATGGCATTTTTTaccatattttatactagctgatgcccgcgacttcgtacgcgtgaatttaggtttttaaaaatcctgtgggaactcttaaattttcccagataaaaagtagcctatgttcttccccgggtacctgtgtaccaaatttcgtcaaaatcggttgaaaggttgagacgtgaaaagctagcagacagacagacacactttcgcatttatagtattagtatagattaggtaCTCTATGACCATTGGACTATATCAATAATTCTGACTCCAGTACTTCAGGCTGACAACGTTGAAAGCCATAGCTAGGCAATTCCACAATAGATTCtgatctatttttaaccgacttcaaaaaaaggaggaggttctcaattcgtcggaatctttttttttttttttttttttttttttttttttttttttttttttttttttttttttttttttttttttttatgtatgttccccgattactcaaaaacgcctggaccgattttgaaaattctttttttgtttgaaagggtatacttcaaagttggtcccatttcaatttggtgaagatctgatgaacatcttcgaagatagatactggaactcctcaacggataagagtaaattgctcgcgatcagtgtaatagcttagtaaacaatagatttttaaccagtcatagcataattccatggggccactaaaaattgtgaaataaaaaatttttacaaaaaaaataaaaaccgacttcgttacataaacactaaaaattgaaaaataatttaatttattaccgaatatattatgtatacaagagttaatatagttccataataatattttttggggtcggtgccaatgaggtgccattgtggagtcccataaaaatatgaagtctagacgattcgcgcagctaaagctaattggcaccggcaccaaaaagtattattatggaactataataactcttgtatacataatatattcggtaataaattaaattattttttaatttttagtgtttatgtaacgaagtcggtttttattttttttgtaaaaattttgcaTGCTTAAGTTTACCAGATAATATACTTATCATATGATGTTTTTTGAATATGAATCATAaaaatgtgatttttgcagACATATCAAATACTGTTTAAAATATGTGACAATGTTGCTTTCTAAGAATATAAAGCCAATTTTAGTGTTTGATGGATGCCACCTGCCTGCCAAAGCAATGACTGAACTAAAAAGGAGAGAGTGAGtacattatattaataaaatacaatcTCGTAACAACATTGAGTGATCCATCCATAAAATACAAGTCTTGTTTAAATTGCTTAAGTCATTTAGCATAATACTTGCACATCCAAATAATAGTTGTGTAGTAATAATAGTAGGCCAGTAGgcctgaaattaaaaaaaatatttggatGAGAATATTATTGAGGAGCTGATGAACAACAAAGGCTGAGACCACAATACTGCAATGCGATATCAGGTCACAAAAATATATGATATCGTACAATGCAAATTTCCAATGCGGTGCCGCACCGTACAAACATGCGATGCGACGACATATCCCCGTTTAGTTGGTGTCCACACCTCTCTGTGTGCCATTCTGTGCTGTTTGTTTTTCTTGATGCGTCTTAACGCAAGTAGAAGTAGGATACGTGTAGTGCAGTGTATGGCTCACCAGAGTTTTCTCGTACGATTCCGTAAGCGATGAAATTTTTTAGTTGCGTCAACGCATCGCATTCTGATGCGGCATCGTTTTTGCGATGCGATGTtgcaccgcagtgttgtggccTCGCGCTAACTGTTGTAATTACACTTCTGATAAAATTACTTTCTTCTTTACTCTGAACgtttatgaataaaaatctgaactcatttccaaacAGCCTAAAATTGTACTGAAGTTAAGTGATTTTGttcaaaataattacttacagtACTTACACTTACAGTAAAGTTTCTACAGCTTCTATTGTGTTTTGCTCcagcaaaattttattttaatgaaatatgtacctattgtgAAATATCTTGTTTACAGGACTCGTGACATATCAAAGAAAAGAGCTGCAGAGTTACTGAGTTTAGGAAAGgtaacagtgtggctaattccattgtacacaatctttaaactaaactaaaatggcacgtctaaatctattgctatccctttcataatgttgcttgcggaaaacgatagcactagatttagacctgttaatttagtttagtttagagattgtgtacaagagaatcggccccaatatttgcTTTAACTGTAATTGTTTATGCTACAATATATTGGTATATATTTGTTCTTATTCCATGCAAAAATTTTTGCAAGCTTGCAACTCGTTTTTGCTTATAACTTGATACTTGATAGCTAGCTGGTCAATTGTGAAAATAATGCATCaaccattattacaatctcaatatttgtgattgattgaatttatggtattcttgttgcaacattgcattgtagccaatagtgagtgaacATCCactaatcagaggtgattgtgattgtgacattgtagctgtaattTTACCATAATCAAGCTGCAGTCATtgatattacttcgtatggacagggttattgaacaaacaaaatggcaccaactCATTGGTGCtcatgcaccaatgcaacctcagtgacgtctggatttcaaacggatcgttcattagtatcaaagaggtggcgctgatttatttggtttctaaactgtaaaaaattttgttcgcttgaccatatcttgtcatttatatcgatggctgcAGTGaactaattttgacagcttcaaAGAACACAATTTTTGTTCGGAACAACCCTCTAGTGTGTACTTAGAGATTGTTATAACTACCATCGCACATTGCCTAAAAACAATACTTATTTCCCTATTTCAGATTGAAGAAGCTAGAACCTTCATGCGACGTAGTGTTGACATCACCCATGCAATGGCTCTAGCTCTAATCAAGGAGTGTCGAAAGCGCAACGTTGACTGTATAGTGGCTCCATACGAAGCTGATGCACAACTTGCATATCTCAATGTTAAGAACTATGCACAGCTGGTTATTACTGAGGACTCTGACTTAATACTGTTTGGATGCACTAAGGTATTCTATAGTCTTATGTATTAGTAGCTCACATCTTGATACTATGAACTTGAGCTTAAAGTATCAAGGAGTGTTGGAAGCGCAACATTGACTTAGATCTATATGGGGCTGATGCACAACGAATATAAGAATATTCTTTTTCTGTTTCAGGTACTTTTTAAAATGGACCTCGATGGCACGGGTACCCTGGTGGAGACAGCTAAGTTGCCGCTAGTGATGAAGTGCCCCATAGAGCACTATCGATTCGACAAGTTCCGGCGCATGTGCATAATGTCCGGCTGCGACTACCTGGCGTCGCTGCCCGGCATAGGCCTGGCCAAGGCGAGGCAGTTTGTGACTGCTACGCAAGACTCGGACTTCGCTAATGTGAGTAGCTCTCAGTTCACAAGTTCCGGCGCATGTGCATAATGTCCGGCTGCGACTACCTGGCGTTGCTGCCCGGCATAGGCCTGGCCAAGGCGAGGCAGTTTGTGACTGCTACGCAAGACTCGGACTTCGCTAATGTGAGTAGCTCTCAGTTCACAAGTTCCGGCGCATGTGCATAATGTCCGGCTGCGACTACCTGGCGTCGCTGCCCGGCATAGGCCTGGCCAAGGCGAGGCAGTTTGTGACTGCTACGCAAGACTCGGACTTCGCTAATGTGAGTAGCTCTCAGTTCACAAGTTCCGGCGCATGTGCATAATGTCCGGCTGCGACTACCTGGCGTCGCTGCCTGGCATAGGCCTGGCCAAGGCGAGGCAGTTTGTGACTGCTACGCAAGACTCGGACTTCGCTAATGTGAGTAGCTCTCAGTTCACAAGTTCCGGCGCATGTGCATAATGTCCGGCTGCGACTACCTGGCGTCGCTGCCCGGCATAGGCCTGGCCAAAGCGAGGCAGTTTGTGACTGCTACGCAAGACTCGGACTTCGCTAATGTGAGTAGCTCTCAGTTCACAAGTTCCGGCTCATGTGCATAATGTCCGGCTGCGACTACCTGGCGTcgtgaaatttgaaaaaaatgtagTTATGATTCTCCATCTAGGCtatggtatagataaagataaatatgtatgtatagatagatagatagatagatagatagatagatagatagatagaaatactttattgcacacaaaaaatattacataactacaCGCGCGCACACAcatatacatacacacacacacgcacacacacgcacacacacacacacacacacacacacacacacacacatacactacatataat
This window harbors:
- the LOC117988285 gene encoding mitochondrial cardiolipin hydrolase-like — translated: MRLNPRLLSSAAAVAITCVVSAAAYYYKRRNTEINEVMVFCKLQFNPHNYFDKLISFIEGAKHSVHVCMPGIHNPAIQARLVNLILSKNIHVRIVVDRSGYNASTDFFIKELIEAGAEIKCKANEPINSMKHKFCLVDEKILMTGTLNWGDDRSFDHWNYVYITSKHQLVEPVKNEFNQIWNIASDVLTLFEIYCDSDAETVEILNPEDVSDDSTELGGDDRIETIDIAIDNNVATPIEKQMAQDEFKSFSMNTLL
- the MED10 gene encoding mediator of RNA polymerase II transcription subunit 10; its protein translation is MSASLENLETQLEMFIENVRQIRIIVSDFQPQGQSVLNQKIQSLVTGLQEVDKLKSQVHDILVPTEVFDYIDQGRNPQLYTKDCIDKALAKNEEVKGKIDSYKRFKSHLLSELSKTFPNEIAKYKAIRGGE